The Pyxidicoccus sp. MSG2 DNA segment GACTCCGCGGGCGAAACGAGGAACACCGCGTCGAGCTTCTCCTGCTTGAGCTGTTCAATGGACTCCTCTCGGCCGAGGGAGATGAGCTGCGTCGGCGCTTCGTCCACCTTGTTGGCCTTGAGCATCGTCAGGGCGAGCGAGCGCGTGCCGCTCTCCTCCGGCCCCACGGAGATGCGCCGGCCGCGCAGCGCGCGCACGTCTTCCATCGGCTCGCCCCGGTAGAAGACCCAGAGCGGCACGTAGGAGAGGCTGCCCAGCGAGACGACGCTCGCGGCCTTCTCCGCGCTGACGGTGCCACTCTGCACGAAGGCGACGTCCACGCCCGAGTTCTCGTCGGCGAGCAGCTCGATGCTGGTGACGGAGCCCTTCGTCGGGCGCACCTCCAGCTTGATGCCGTCTCGCGCGAGGATGGCCTCGTACTTGCGCGCGTAGAACCGGAAGCCGCCCTCGTCCTGCGGCGTCGCGATGACGAGCGTCTTCGGGGGCGCGGGCTTGACGAAGTAGAACGTCACGGCGAACGCGATGCCGATGAGGACAATCGCGGGGCCGAGGGTCAGCCACAAGTCGCGGCGAATCGTGCGCCGGAGCTGGGCCTTGATGAGGTCCGTCTTCTTCATGGTGGGGGCGGAGTATAGACGCCGCCCGCCCTTCCCCGCCGGGACAGGCCGGACGGAGCCCGGGCAGGCATGCGGCCCGCGACGGTGACGACACCCCCTGGCGGCGGTGGAGGCGCCACCACCGCCAGGGATGCGCCGGGCTCCGGGTCAGCTGTCGCCGCGCCGCTTGGCCCGTCCCCACTTCCTGGCGGACACGATGAGGGTGCTCAGCTGACGCCGGTGCTCGCGCCGCGCCAGCGGGTCCGTCTGGCGGACCTGGTGGGCCTGCTCGCGCCGGAGCTTCTCGAAGCTGTCGAGCCGCGCGGCCTCGAGCACGCCCCCCGCCACGGCTTCCCGCACCGCGCAGCCCGGCTCGCTCCGGTGCTCGCAGTCGGTGAAGCGGCACCCGGCGGCCAGCTCGAGGATGTCCGCGAAGGCCTGGCCGACGCCCTCCTCGTCGCCCCACACGCCCAGCTCGCGCATGCCCGGGCCGTCGATGAGGAGCCCTCCGCCGGAGAGCACGAACAGCTCGCGGTGGGTGGTGGTGTGGCGGCCGCGGCTGTCGTCCTCGCGGACGGGCTGCGTGGCCAGGCGCTCCTCGCCCAGCAGCCGGTTGACGAGCGTGGACTTGCCCACCCCCGAGGAGCCGAGCAGCACGCCCGTCTTCGCGGCGGGCAGCCACGCGCACAGCGCCTCCACACCCTCGCCGGTGTGCGCGCTCAGGGCCAGCACGGGCACGCCGGGGGCGAGCGCCTCCACCTCCTGGACGCGCGCCTCCACGTCGCCCAGGAGGTCCGCCTTGCTGAGCACCACCACGGGCGCCGCGCCGCTGTTCCAGGCCAGGGCGAGCGCCCGCTCGAGGCGGCGGGGATTGAAGTCGTCGTCCTGCCCGGCCACCAGGAACACCACGTCCAGGTTGGCCGCGATGAGCTGGCCCTCGCGCTCGCGGCCCGCCTCGCGGCGCACGAGGACGCCGCGGCGTGGGAGCACGGCGTGGAGCAGCGCCTCGCCGTCACCGGAGGAGAGCTGGAGCGCCACCCAGTCGCCGATGGTGGGCAGCGCCTGGGCGTCGGGCGCCTCGTGGAGGAGCCGCCCGGCGGTACGCGCGAGGAGGACACGCTCGGAAGTCTGGACGGAGAGCAGCCCGCGCGCCTGGCGCACCACGCGGCCGGGGACGAGGGGAAGGGAGGACTGTGAGAGGACGTCGGAGAAGGCGTGAGCGAGGGCTGGATTCCAGCCGAGAGACTCGAGGGACACGGGAAGGAACTCCGGACACGACGGCGCCAACAGGCGCACCTGGTTCTTCAGGGCACCCGGAGGGGAGCGGACCGCGCTGCGCCGGAACTTCGTGGCCGCTAGGCGGCCCGCACCCTCGGGGCGGACAGGGCCTTCACCGTCAGGACAAGGTCCGGCTTCATGGTGCCTCCGAGGTACGTGGGGCAGACGTCCATCGCCGCCCGTCGCGTCCCTTCATAACAACTCCTCCTCCCGCGTCCAACGTCCAGAACCGGGCACTCCACCCCGCCGGGCAATGTGCGCCCGCACGCGGAACGTCAGGGGGACTGGCATGACCGGGGACATGAGCCCATGTTGCCGCCGGAACGAGCGCCCCCCTCCGGTGTCCGACACCAGGCCGCTCTCCTGTACCCCCTACCTGGAGGGAACCCCTTGAGTGCCGCAGTCGACGTGCGCGGCGTGACATCTCCTGGAGCCAGTCCCGCGGTCCTCCTCGTGGAGGACTCGGCGGCGGATGCCATCGCGCTCCAGCGGGCGCTGCAGCCGCTCGGCGTCGCGCTCGTGTGCGTGACGTCGGGCGAGGAGGCCGTCCAGGCGGTGGAGCGACAGGACTTCGTGGCGGTGCTGCTGGACGTCTACCTGGCGGGCACCTGGGACGGCTTCGAGACGGCGCGGCGCATCCGCGAGACGCCGGGCCACCAGGCCGTGCCGCTGCTCTTCATGACGGGCTCGGTGGAGGACGCGCTGCTGCCCGCGCGTGCCTACCGCGCCGGCGCGGTGGACTTCCTCCACAAGCCCCTCTTCGCGGAACAGCTCACCGCCAAGGTCTCCGTGTTCCTGGAGCTGTGGCAGGCGCGGGAGCGGGAGCGGTGTGACTTGCGCGCCCGCGAGGCGCACGCACTGCGGCGCGCGGAGGCGGAGCGCCAGCGGGTGGATGCCCTCAACGCCACGCTGGTGGCCCACCAGGAGTGGCTCCAGTCCGTCCTGCAGCGGCTGCCCGTGCCCCTCATCCTGGTGGAGCGCGACACGGCCCGCATCCTCTTCGCCAACACCCGGGCCGACGAGTACTGGGGCGCCACCTTCCCCCGGGCGATGTCGGAGGACGACTACGCGCGTGCCTTCGCCCTGGTGGACCTGACGGGCCGAGAGCTTGCCCCCTCGGAGTACCCCGCCGTGCGCGCCGCGCACGGGGAGAACATCACCGGGCTCCAGCTCCTCGCGCGCACGCCCCGGGGGCAGCGGGCCGTGCTGGTGGACACCGCGCAGGTGCCCGCCCTGGGTGAGCGTCCCGCCTGCGCGGTGGTGACCTTCCAGGACATCACCCCCCTGAAGGAGGCCGAGCTCGCGCTGCGCAAGCGCGAGGTGGACAACGCCCGCCTGTACCAGGCCTCGCAGCAGGCGGTGCGCCTGCGCGACGAGTTCCTGTCGGTGGCCAGCCACGAATTGCGCACGCCCCTGACGCCCATCCGCATCAAGGTCCAGGCGCTGCAACGCCAGACGCAGGCCGCGGCCGGAGGCGTGCTCCCCGCGGACAAGGTCGCCTCCGTGCTGGACACGGTGAGCACGCAGACGCGGCGGCTCGGAAGGCTCGTGGACGCGCTCCTGGACGTGTCCCAGTTCAGCGCCGGGCGGCTGGAGATCCACCGAGAGCCGGTGGACCTCGCCGGCCTGCTGCACGAGGTGGCCGCGTCCTTCGAGGCGGACTGCGCGAAGGCGGGCTGCCGCCTGGACCTGCACGCGCCGGGGACGGTGGTGGGTGCGTATGACCGGCAGCGGATGGAGCAGGTCGTCTCCCACCTGCTGGCCAACGCCGTGAAGTACGGCGCGGGCCGGCCCATCCACCTGCGCCTGGAGGCGGACGGTGGGAGCGCGCGACTCACGGTGAGGGACGAGGGCATCGGCATCTCCCCCGAGGCGCTGCCGCGCCTGTTCGGCAAGTTCGAGCGCGCGGTGTCCGAGCGCCACTACGGCGGCCTGGGCCTGGGCCTCTACCTCGCCCGCGAAATCGTCGAGGCCCACGGCGGCACCATCCGCGTGGAGAGCCAGCCCGGCCTGGGGGCCTGCTTCGAGGTGGCCCTGCCGCTCGGCCCGATTCTTGGCTGACGGGAATTCCGGGTACAGCGGGTGGCAGCTTGGGACTATCGTCCCCGCCATGACGACACCCCCTTCCGCGCCCCCCGCGGACCTCGGCATGAAGCGCGCGGTCTCCCGCTGGGAAATCGTGGGCTTCTCCATCAACGATGTCATCGGCAGCGGCGTGTACCTGCTGCCCGCGGCGGCGGCGGCGAACCTCGGCTCGGCGAGCGTGGGCGCCATCGTCCTCGCGGGGCTGGGCGTCTTCCTGCTGGTGCTCTGCTTCGCGGAGGCGGCGAGCTACTTCGACCGGCCCGGCAGCGCCTACGTCTACACGCGCGAGGCCTTCGGCGACCTGGTGGGGTTCGAGGTGGGGTGGATGACGTGGCTGGCCCGCGTGTCCTCGGTGGCGTCGCTCTCCGCGGGCTTCGCGCGGGCGCTGGCCTACCTGTTGCCGCAGGTGAATGACGGCGTGGGGCGCGGGCTGGCCATCGCCCTGCCGCTGCTGTTGCTCACCGCCATCAACGTCGTGGGCGTGAAGTCCGGGGCGCGCACGGCCGTCTTCCTGGCGATTACGAAGACGGTGCCGCTGCTGCTCTTCATCGGCGTGGGACTGTTCGCCATGTCCTGGGAGCAGGCGACGTCCGTGGTGCCCAAGGCGGACGGCAGCCTGGGCGCGGCGGTGCTGCTGCTCCTCTTCGCCTACGCGGGCTTCGAGAACACGGCCGCGCCCGCGGGCGAGTTCAAGAATCCGAAGCGCGACGTGCCCTTCGCGCTGGTGGTGCAGATTGGCGTCGTCACCTTCATCTACACCGCGGTGCAGTGGGTGGCGCTGGGCACGCTGCCGGGCGTGGTGGTCGCGAAGACGCCGCTGGCGGACGCGGCCGCGCGTTTCCTCGGGGGTTGGGGCGGGCTGCTGATGACGGTGGGAGCGGTGCTCTCCATCCTGGGCACCAACAGCAACACGGTGCTCGCGGGGCCGCGCTACCTGTACGCGCTGGCCCGCGACGGCTTCGGCCCCGCGCCGCTCGCGTCCCTGCACCCGCGCTTCCGCACGCCGACGGTGGCCATCCTCACCCAGACGGCCATTGCCCTGCCGCTGGCCTTCTCCGGCTCGTTCGAGGTGCTCGCCACACTGTCGGTGGTGGCCCGGCTGGCCACCTACTTCGGCACCGCCATGGCCATCCCCGTGCTGCGGCGCAAGCTGCCCCAGCAGCCGGGCGCGTTCCGAATCCCCGGCGGGCCGGTGGTGCCCATCGCCGCCGCCTCGCTGTGCGTCGTCTTCGCCTTGAGCGCCCAGCCGCGCAACCTCATCGCCGGGGCCATTGCCCTCGTGGTGGGCGGCGCGCTGTACGCGCTGCGCAGCCCCGCTCGGACGGCGGCACCGGAGTAGGCCCGGGGCGCCTCTCAGCGGCCCTTCCACCGCACGTCCTGCTTCTCCACGGTGAGGAGGAGCCGGATGGCGGTGATGGCGGACTCCACGTCCACCGGGTCGCCTGTAATCGCGTCGCGGTAGAGGAAGGACTCGCCGATGCGGATGATGACGTAGGCCAGCGCGTCCAGGTCCATCACCGGCCTCAGGTGGCCCTGCTTCACGGCCTCCTCCAGCGACGCGCGGATGCTCGCGGCGCAGCGCTGCTCCACCGTGCTGCTGCGCGACATCAGGATGCGCATGGCGTACTCGGCGTCCTGCTGGACGAAGCGGCGCAGCGGCGCGTCCGTCACCAGCAACTCGAACAGCCGCCGGGTGACGTCCGCGATGAGCTCCGGCCCCTCGCCACGCGCGCCTTGACGGGCGGCGGCGAGGGCCCCCTCGAACAGCGAGGAGATGACCTCGCCGTAGAGCAATTCGCGGCTGCCCACCCAGCGGAACACCGTGGCGCGGCTGACGCCCAGCGCCTGCGCCATGCGGCCGATGTCGAAGCGCTCGCCCTGCCTCCACCAGGCCAGCGCCAGGGCGAAGAGGTCCTGGGGCGTGGCCTTCGAGGGCGCCTCCAGCCGCCGCGCCAGCGGAGTGGGCCGGACGGGCACGCGCGCGCGGCGGGACGGCGGGGCCGGACGCTCCGGAGCCTCGGGCGCGGCGCGGCGCTTGAGCGCGCGGGGTGACTTCACGTGGCGCTCTCCAGCAGCTTGCGCCGCCGGCGCCGGGCCCCCGCCACCACCAGGCGCTGGTACAGCGTGGGCAACATCCGCTGCATGAGGTCGATGAAGACGGCGTCACCACCGATGAGCTGGCGCCGACGATTCTTGAGGATGGCGGAGAGGATGTCCGAGGCGGCCTTCTCCGGCGTGGTGGAGAAGGACTTCTCGAAGTCGCTGGTGGAGCGCTCGTCCGTCCAGCCCTTGCGGTGCGTCACCCGGGCGCTGCGGGCGATGTTGGTCTTGATGCCGCCGGGGTGCACGCAGGTGACGCCAATGGGGACGGACTCCACCTCCAGCTCCTGGCGCAGCGCCTCGGTGAAGCCCTTCACCGCGAACTTGGCGGCGTTGTACGCGCCCTGCGTGGGCACGCCGATGAGGCCGAACACGCTGGAGACGTTGACGATGTGGCCCTCGCCCGCCGCGCGCAGGTGCGGGAGGAAGGCCTTGGTGCCGTACACCACGCCCCAGAAGTTGATGTTCATCAGCCACTCGAAGTCCTCGTACCGGGTGTCCTCGATGGTGGCGCCCAGGGCGACGCCCGCGTTGTTGATGACGACGTGGACCGCGCCCAGCGTCTGCACCACCGCGTCCGCCCAGGCATGCACGGCCTCGCGCTTCGCGACATCCACCCGCGCCGCGTCCACGCGCACGCCGTGCGTGCGGCACTGGTCCGCCGTCTCCCGCAGGCCCTGCTCGTTCACGTCGGACAGCGCGACGTCGCAGCCGTTGCGCGCCAGCAGCACCGCAGTCGCCCGGCCAATGCCCGAGCCCGCACCGGTAATCGCGGCGACTCTGTTCTTCACCGTCTTCATGGGCTGCCTTCCGTGACTCGCGTGGGGATTCGCATCGACACCGGGGACGCTCGCTCGGGCAGGGGCCACGGCGCGGGGAGCGCGGCGGGCCCGCGGCGATGCGGAAAGATGGCCACGTACTCGGAGGGCTCGAAGCGCTCCACGCGCCGCCGGTAGGTGAAGGTGAAGCCCGGCCAGAGGGTGGAGTTGCGCCCCGTGGCGTCCAGGTACCAGCTCACGCAGCCGCCCCGCATCCACACCGTCCCGGACATGCGCGTGTCGAGCTGCTGGTTGAAGTCGGCCTGGGCCTCGGGCGTGGGCTCCACCGCGGCCAGGCCCCGGCCCTCCAGGTAGCGCAGCGCGCCGAGCACGTGGTCAATCTGGCTCTCAATCATCAGGATGACGGAGGTGTGGCCCAGCCCCGTGTTGGGCCCCAGCAGCATGAAGAGGTTGGGGAAGCCGCTGACGGTGGTGCCCAGGTGCGCCTTCATGGTGCCGCCCCACGCCTCCACCAGCGAGCGCCCGTCGCGCCCGTGGATGTGGCGGGCGATGGGCATGTCCGTCACCTGGAAGCCGGTGCCGAAGATGATGGCGTCCACGGCGTGCTCGGTGCCGTCCGCCGTGACGATGGCGTGCTCGCGCACCTCGCGGATGCCGTCGGTGATGATGTCGACATTCGGCTGGGAGAGCACGGGCAGGTAGTCATCCGAGACGAGGACGCGCTTGCACCCCAGGGTGTACTTCGGCGTCACCTTCGCGCGCAGCACCGGGTCGGGGACGGAGCGCGCCAGATGCCTGAGCGCGCGCCGCTGGGCCAGCTCCAGAATCCACGGGTGCATGAAGCCGAGCGCCATCAACTCGCGCAGCGCGTAGATGGCGCCGCGTAGCAGGCGCTGCGCACCCGGCAGGCGCTGGTACAGCCGCCGCATCCGCTCGCTGATGGGGCGGTCCATCCTGGGCATCACCCAGGGCGGGGTGCGCTGGAAGAGGAGCAGCCGGCCCACCTGCGGTTGGATGGCCGGGACGAACTGGATGGCCGAGGCCCCTGTACCGATGACGGCCACCCGCCGGCCCGCGAGCGCGTAGCCAGAATCCCACCGCGCCGAGTGCATCACCTTGCCCTGGAAGCGCGCCAGGCCGGGCAGGTTGGGAATGGCGGGCTCGCTCAGGCCCCCCACCGCGGAGATGAAGACGTCCGCGGTGTAGGGGCCCTCGGACGTCTGGAGATGCCAGCGCTGCTGCGCGTCATCCCACCGGGCCTCCTGGAGGGCGTGGTGGAAGCGCACGTGCGGCCGGATGCCGAAGCGGTCCGCGCAGTCGCGCAGGTAGGCTTGGATTTCCCCCTGCGGCGAGAAGGCCCGGGACCAGGCCGGGTTGGGCGCGAAGGAGAACGAGTAGAGGTGGGACTGCACATCGCACGCGCAGCCCGGGTACGCGTTGTCACGCCAGACGCCACCCACGTCGTGGGAGCGCTCGAAGATGACGAAGTCCTGGAGCCCGGACTGCTTGAGGCGAATGGCCATGCCGAGGCCGCCGAAGCCACTTCCCGCGATGGCGATGTGGAAGTGGGGGGGACGTCGCGTGGGCACTGGAACCTCCCGGGGGAACAGGGGGCGCCCATGCTACAGGAGGGCGCATTGAAGCGGGATGCGTCGAACTGGAAATATGACGCATGGGCGACGGGTGGCCGGGCTCCCTCGAGGCCGGGGGCTCGGGCGGGGCGAGGCCCGGCTGCTTCGCCGGTTCGGGTGGATATGGTGGGGGGCGCCTGTTAGTGCAGGCGTTCGCCAAGGAGTCGCCGTGTTTCGATTCGAGAACGACCGGGCGCTCATCGAGTCCTTCCGCTCGCGAGACCGCCGGGTCATCGAGATGCCCGAGGGCATCACCTTCCCGCTCTTCGTCCGGGACTACCTCGCCTGGACGGAGACGTCCGGCGCGCGCGTGTACCTCATCTTCTCCGCGCCCGGCAGCCGCAAGCCCATTGGCATCATCTTCCGCCGCGAGCCGCCCGGCGGGGAGCCGACCTACCGCATGTGCGAGTGGTGCCACAGCTACGGCTCGTCCAGCGAGGTGGGCATGCTCACCACCGACGTGGACAACAAGCGCCGCGTCGGCGTGACGCTCTGCAATGACCTGCGCTGCAAGGAGAAGCTGGAGGACGCGGCGGACCGCTCCGGACGCCACCCGCTCCAGTTCCTGGAGCAGCTCAACGCGCGCATGTTCCGCTTCGCACACGAGGCGCTCGGCATCGAGTCCCCGCCGCAGCCCGCGGTGTAGTCGCGTTGCACGCGGCGGGACGCTCATGCGGCGTCTCCCGCTGTCGTGCCGCGAAGCAGTTTGGCAAGAAAGAACAAAGCTATCAACGGCTTGCGGCCTGCCGTACTCCCCTGACCCGACCGGGACGTTCCGTCCAGGGTTGCTCGGAGGAGTCACGCATGAACGCACCGTCCGTCTCGCGCACGGCCACCGTCGAAGGCATGCAGCTGCACTACCGGGTGTGGGGGGAAGGGCCTCCGCTCGTGTTGCTGCACGGCTTCACCGGCGCGGGCGAGGACTGGAGGCATGCCTTCGACCTCGACGCGCTCGCGGCGCGGTACCAGCTCATCGTGCCGGACCTGCGCGGCCATGGGCGGAGCAACAACCCGGAGGACACCTTCACCGTGCGCCAGTGCGCGACGGATGTGCTCGCGCTGCTGGACTCCCTGGGCATCTCGCGCTTCCGCGCCGTGGGCCTGAGCCTGGGTGGCAACACGCTCCTGCACATCGCCACGCGGGTGCCTGCGCGCGTGGAGCGGATGGTCATCGTGTCGAGCCCGCCCTACTACCCCGCCCAGGCCCGCCGCATCATGGCCCTGCTGACGGAGGAGACGCGGACGCCGGCCGAGTGGGCCGAAATGCGCGCGCGGCACGCGCTGGGGGATGAGCAGATTCGCGCGCTGTGGCGACATGGGCGTGGCTTCGCGGACAGCTACGACGACATGAACTTCACGCCGCCGTACCTGGCCACCATCACCGCGCCCACGCTCATCGTGTACGGCGACCGTGATCCGCTCTACCCCGTGGAGCTGGGGCTGGAGCTGTACCGCGCCATTCCCCAGTCACGCCTGTGGGTGGTTCCCGGAGGGGGACATGGCCCCATCTTCCTGGAGCACCGAGCCGCCTTCGCACAGACGGCGCTCGCGTTCCTCGGCGAGGACGCCGCCCTACCCGCTTGATGGGCCCTTCACGCCGGACCACGAGCGACACGTGAAGTCACGCGATGCGTCAAGCCACCTTGACGCACCCCTACCTTGACGCCCTCCCGACATCTGCATCAGGATTTCGACAGTAACGTGGGAATTTTCCCATGAGGGGGAAACATGTCGAACTGGTTTGACGATGTGATGCCGCAGGGGGAGGGCGAGGCGACGGTCGAGACGGTTCCAGCCGGAGCCCGCAATCCCAACCGAGCCGATGATCCGCGCTACTACACCGTGGAACCGGAGCCTGGGGCACAGGGTCGCCGCCGGGCTCCCACCCGGCCGCCTCCGGAGGACCGCGGCGACTTCTTCTCGGGCAACGACGTGACGGCGGATCCCTTCAGCGCCGCCCAGCCCGCCAGGGAGCCCATGGACGCGCATGAGCCCGAGCCTCGCGGCCGCCGGCCGGGGCAGAGGCTTCCGCCC contains these protein-coding regions:
- a CDS encoding alpha/beta fold hydrolase — protein: MNAPSVSRTATVEGMQLHYRVWGEGPPLVLLHGFTGAGEDWRHAFDLDALAARYQLIVPDLRGHGRSNNPEDTFTVRQCATDVLALLDSLGISRFRAVGLSLGGNTLLHIATRVPARVERMVIVSSPPYYPAQARRIMALLTEETRTPAEWAEMRARHALGDEQIRALWRHGRGFADSYDDMNFTPPYLATITAPTLIVYGDRDPLYPVELGLELYRAIPQSRLWVVPGGGHGPIFLEHRAAFAQTALAFLGEDAALPA
- a CDS encoding SDR family NAD(P)-dependent oxidoreductase: MKTVKNRVAAITGAGSGIGRATAVLLARNGCDVALSDVNEQGLRETADQCRTHGVRVDAARVDVAKREAVHAWADAVVQTLGAVHVVINNAGVALGATIEDTRYEDFEWLMNINFWGVVYGTKAFLPHLRAAGEGHIVNVSSVFGLIGVPTQGAYNAAKFAVKGFTEALRQELEVESVPIGVTCVHPGGIKTNIARSARVTHRKGWTDERSTSDFEKSFSTTPEKAASDILSAILKNRRRQLIGGDAVFIDLMQRMLPTLYQRLVVAGARRRRRKLLESAT
- a CDS encoding APC family permease, which produces MTTPPSAPPADLGMKRAVSRWEIVGFSINDVIGSGVYLLPAAAAANLGSASVGAIVLAGLGVFLLVLCFAEAASYFDRPGSAYVYTREAFGDLVGFEVGWMTWLARVSSVASLSAGFARALAYLLPQVNDGVGRGLAIALPLLLLTAINVVGVKSGARTAVFLAITKTVPLLLFIGVGLFAMSWEQATSVVPKADGSLGAAVLLLLFAYAGFENTAAPAGEFKNPKRDVPFALVVQIGVVTFIYTAVQWVALGTLPGVVVAKTPLADAAARFLGGWGGLLMTVGAVLSILGTNSNTVLAGPRYLYALARDGFGPAPLASLHPRFRTPTVAILTQTAIALPLAFSGSFEVLATLSVVARLATYFGTAMAIPVLRRKLPQQPGAFRIPGGPVVPIAAASLCVVFALSAQPRNLIAGAIALVVGGALYALRSPARTAAPE
- a CDS encoding hybrid sensor histidine kinase/response regulator: MSAAVDVRGVTSPGASPAVLLVEDSAADAIALQRALQPLGVALVCVTSGEEAVQAVERQDFVAVLLDVYLAGTWDGFETARRIRETPGHQAVPLLFMTGSVEDALLPARAYRAGAVDFLHKPLFAEQLTAKVSVFLELWQARERERCDLRAREAHALRRAEAERQRVDALNATLVAHQEWLQSVLQRLPVPLILVERDTARILFANTRADEYWGATFPRAMSEDDYARAFALVDLTGRELAPSEYPAVRAAHGENITGLQLLARTPRGQRAVLVDTAQVPALGERPACAVVTFQDITPLKEAELALRKREVDNARLYQASQQAVRLRDEFLSVASHELRTPLTPIRIKVQALQRQTQAAAGGVLPADKVASVLDTVSTQTRRLGRLVDALLDVSQFSAGRLEIHREPVDLAGLLHEVAASFEADCAKAGCRLDLHAPGTVVGAYDRQRMEQVVSHLLANAVKYGAGRPIHLRLEADGGSARLTVRDEGIGISPEALPRLFGKFERAVSERHYGGLGLGLYLAREIVEAHGGTIRVESQPGLGACFEVALPLGPILG
- a CDS encoding FBP domain-containing protein → MFRFENDRALIESFRSRDRRVIEMPEGITFPLFVRDYLAWTETSGARVYLIFSAPGSRKPIGIIFRREPPGGEPTYRMCEWCHSYGSSSEVGMLTTDVDNKRRVGVTLCNDLRCKEKLEDAADRSGRHPLQFLEQLNARMFRFAHEALGIESPPQPAV
- a CDS encoding QsdR family transcriptional regulator produces the protein MKSPRALKRRAAPEAPERPAPPSRRARVPVRPTPLARRLEAPSKATPQDLFALALAWWRQGERFDIGRMAQALGVSRATVFRWVGSRELLYGEVISSLFEGALAAARQGARGEGPELIADVTRRLFELLVTDAPLRRFVQQDAEYAMRILMSRSSTVEQRCAASIRASLEEAVKQGHLRPVMDLDALAYVIIRIGESFLYRDAITGDPVDVESAITAIRLLLTVEKQDVRWKGR
- the rsgA gene encoding ribosome small subunit-dependent GTPase A, whose translation is MSLESLGWNPALAHAFSDVLSQSSLPLVPGRVVRQARGLLSVQTSERVLLARTAGRLLHEAPDAQALPTIGDWVALQLSSGDGEALLHAVLPRRGVLVRREAGREREGQLIAANLDVVFLVAGQDDDFNPRRLERALALAWNSGAAPVVVLSKADLLGDVEARVQEVEALAPGVPVLALSAHTGEGVEALCAWLPAAKTGVLLGSSGVGKSTLVNRLLGEERLATQPVREDDSRGRHTTTHRELFVLSGGGLLIDGPGMRELGVWGDEEGVGQAFADILELAAGCRFTDCEHRSEPGCAVREAVAGGVLEAARLDSFEKLRREQAHQVRQTDPLARREHRRQLSTLIVSARKWGRAKRRGDS
- a CDS encoding flavin-containing monooxygenase, whose protein sequence is MPTRRPPHFHIAIAGSGFGGLGMAIRLKQSGLQDFVIFERSHDVGGVWRDNAYPGCACDVQSHLYSFSFAPNPAWSRAFSPQGEIQAYLRDCADRFGIRPHVRFHHALQEARWDDAQQRWHLQTSEGPYTADVFISAVGGLSEPAIPNLPGLARFQGKVMHSARWDSGYALAGRRVAVIGTGASAIQFVPAIQPQVGRLLLFQRTPPWVMPRMDRPISERMRRLYQRLPGAQRLLRGAIYALRELMALGFMHPWILELAQRRALRHLARSVPDPVLRAKVTPKYTLGCKRVLVSDDYLPVLSQPNVDIITDGIREVREHAIVTADGTEHAVDAIIFGTGFQVTDMPIARHIHGRDGRSLVEAWGGTMKAHLGTTVSGFPNLFMLLGPNTGLGHTSVILMIESQIDHVLGALRYLEGRGLAAVEPTPEAQADFNQQLDTRMSGTVWMRGGCVSWYLDATGRNSTLWPGFTFTYRRRVERFEPSEYVAIFPHRRGPAALPAPWPLPERASPVSMRIPTRVTEGSP